The window TTGGGCCGTCAAAATCTCCCGCAGCAGGCGGGTTTGCTCCGGCTCGCCGCCGCTGGTCGTGCTGCTGATGGCACTCGGCGAAATATCGACTTGGCTGAAGAGCGGCGGGGTGGTGGCTCGGTCGTGCATCGTGGTTGCGTGGGCCTTTTCCTGACAGGCGAGTGGGAACGAAAACCGGCGGCGAACGATTATTATAGGCAGGCCATGCGACACCTGTCGAGCGGGTAGTTTGGACTTTTGCGCGGCGGAAAGTTAGAATCGCCCCTTTCGGCCTAATCAACGAGTGAGTGTAAATGAGAATTGCGGCCATTGGCGGCGACGGTACGGGCCCCGAAGTGGCGGCCGAGGGACTCAAGGTGCTTGCGGCGGCGGCCGCGCTGGAACACTTCCAATATGAACTGACGCACTTCGACTTCGGCGGCGACCGCTATCTGCGGACCGGCGAGACCTTGCCTGTCGGCGCCGTCGACGAGCTGCGGTCGTTCGACGCCATCTACCTGGGCGCGGTGGGCCATCCCGACGTTCCGCCCGGCATCCTCGAAAAAGGGCTGCTGTTGGAATTGCGGTTTCAACTCGACCAGTACATCAACCTTCGCCCGGTGCAGCTTTTTCCCGGCGTCGAGACTCCGCTCAAGGGCAAAGGTCCCGCCGACATCGACTTTGTGGTGGTCCGCGAGAACACCGAAGACCTGTATTGCGGCGTGGGCGGTTTTCTCAAGAAGGGCACGCCCGACGAGGTCGCCAGCCAGACGGCGGTCTACACGCGAAAAGGCTGCGAGCGGTGCATCCGCTGGGCCTTCGACTTCACCCGCCGGCGGAACAACCCCAAGAAAATGCTGACGCTGGTGGCCAAGACGAACGTGTTGACCTTCGGGCACGATCTCTGGTGGCGGACCTTCCAGGAGGTGGCCCGCGAGTATCCCGACATCAAGGCGGATTACAACCATGTCGACGCCTGCTGCATGTGGATGGTGAAAAACCCCGAATACTACGACGTGATCGTGACCACGAACATGTTCGGCGACATCATCACCGACTTGGGCGGCATTTTGCAGGGCGGCATGGGCGTGGCGGCCGGCGCGAACTTGAATCCCGATCCGGGCGGCACGAGCATGTTCGAGCCGATGGGCGGCAGCGCTCCCAAGTACACCGGCC of the Pirellulales bacterium genome contains:
- a CDS encoding 3-isopropylmalate dehydrogenase, with the protein product MRIAAIGGDGTGPEVAAEGLKVLAAAAALEHFQYELTHFDFGGDRYLRTGETLPVGAVDELRSFDAIYLGAVGHPDVPPGILEKGLLLELRFQLDQYINLRPVQLFPGVETPLKGKGPADIDFVVVRENTEDLYCGVGGFLKKGTPDEVASQTAVYTRKGCERCIRWAFDFTRRRNNPKKMLTLVAKTNVLTFGHDLWWRTFQEVAREYPDIKADYNHVDACCMWMVKNPEYYDVIVTTNMFGDIITDLGGILQGGMGVAAGANLNPDPGGTSMFEPMGGSAPKYTGQHVINPIAAINAMAMLLEHSGQPKAGRRIMEAIKTVTGTKMKSQAAGKMGYSTQQVGDLVVAALEG